From a single Cotesia glomerata isolate CgM1 linkage group LG6, MPM_Cglom_v2.3, whole genome shotgun sequence genomic region:
- the LOC123266971 gene encoding uncharacterized protein LOC123266971 gives MASKKVFDRCCNPFELESHFKKIGLRPATDIMKVTLGLDDNYLLCSSCRKKASELVKQQTNARNDPSADVSDREDNYSDNNDNNDQADNDSNTTATDLPLSLSFRSMSFDSEPKASQSSSGSQVSAATQLPVINHALELLNQSPIPSKKLNDNQFLNNKINRVSDSLKKVLLSSSDEESIDDDGENFRSLIKMLYDKFNDKETDKSLKIQILTLLPVKWSERRICETMNTSRHLSRVAKIWLKKRVYFLHLNRN, from the exons ATGGCGTCAAAAAAGGTATTTGATCGGTGTTGTAATCCTTTTGAGTTGGAatctcattttaaaaaaattggtttacGTCCGGCGACTGATATTATGAAAGTAACGTTAGGAttagatgataattatttattatgcagTTCATGTCGAAAAAAAGCTTCAGAGTTAGTGAAGCAACAAACAAATGCTCGTAATGATCCTAGTGCTGATGTAAGTGACCGTGAAGACAACTATAGTGACAATAATGACAACAATGATCAGGCTGATAATGATAGTAATACAACTGCCACGGATCTCCCATTATCCTTATCATTcc gttcCATGTCATTTGATAGCGAACCCAAAGCATCACAATCAAGCTCAGGATCCCAAGTTAGCGCTGCAACTCAATTACCCGTAATAAACCATGCATTAGAATTGTTAAATCAATCACCGATTCCATCGAAGAAATTGaatgataatcaatttttgaacaataaaataaatcgggTATCCGACAGCTTGAAAAAAGTTTTGCTTTCTTCTTCAGATGAAGAATCGATTGATGACGATGGTGAAAATTTTCGCTCTCTAATTAAAATGTTGTATGATAAATTCAACGATAAAGAAACTGATAAGTCtttgaaaatacaaattttaacattattaccTGTAAAATGGAGTGAGAGACGTATTTGTGAAACTATGAATACATCAAGACATTTGTCAAGAGTAGCAAAAATTTGGTTGAAGAAACGGGTTTACTTTCTACACCTGAATCGAAATTAG
- the LOC123266970 gene encoding uncharacterized protein LOC123266970 — protein MPADNDESGNESDSSTSSSVTFKKKPTFKISKVAQLAHSVKPGQKLIPVTNGKPIKIIGFRPSLKDHPGSLQTVSVSQKPPEPPHNGGELSQKPGGPLQNSKEDQHPAGKVLLDILNITQNNTLLLNELSKKMDKQGEQLSKLSQIVHQRGNPTIASTIAKPDFVPFHTAAEVKEYEKATEENRTKLRNYISAFKGGRCVMDNVRYILKNNLLMMEELLITYNYFEPSKGKPNTLAGSMLDRDFLSALRSVYPNLTVQQYHEALKTALKAADSRMRVKTKSASEPPKKRKKSTDFSEDFYSKSSENHPPVD, from the exons ATGCCAGCAGACAACGATGag aGCGGTAACGAGAGTGACAGCAGCACTAGTAGTAGTGTTACATTCAAGAAAAAACCTACATTCAAGATCAGTAAGGTTGCTCAGTTAGCACATTCTGTGAAACCAGGACAGAAATTAATTCCTGTGACAAATGGGAAaccgattaaaataataggcTTCCGCCCTTCATTAAAAGATCATCCAGGATCATTGCAAACGGTTAGCGTTTCTCAAAAACCTCCAGAGCCTCCACATAATGGTGGCGAACTTTCACAGAAACCAGGAGGGCCGTTACAGAATTCTAAAGAAG ATCAACACCCGGCAGGAAAAGTCCTTCTCGACATTTTAAACATTACGCAAAATAACACTTTGTTATTGAA tgaattatcaaaaaaaatggataaacAAGGCGAGCAATTATCCAAATTGTCGCAAATTGTTCATCAGCGTGGAAATCCAACGATTGCATCGACAATAGCCAAACCTGACTTCGTACCGTTCCACACTGCGGCGGAAGTTAAAGAATATGAAAAAGCTACAGAAGAAAATAGAACTAAATTA agaAATTATATTAGTGCTTTTAAAGGAGGAAGATGTGTAATGGATAACGTTcgatatattttgaaaaataatttactcatGATGGAGGAGCTGTTAATCACTTACAATTACTTTGAACCCAGTAAAGGGAAACCAAACACTTTGGCTGGTTCCATGCTCGATCGTGATTTTCTCT CGGCTTTAAGATCGGTGTACCCTAATTTAACTGTGCAACAATATCATgaagctttaaaaactgcactGAAAGCAGCAGATTCTCGAATGAGAGTAAAAACTAAATCCGCCTCAGAACCACCGAAAAAGAGGAAGAAAAGCACGGATTTTTCTGAAGATTTTTATTCTAAGTCATCTGAAAATCATCCTCCAGTGGATTAG
- the LOC123266969 gene encoding rho GTPase-activating protein gacU-like: MKKSKSQKKESVFQDELNKLFDVAHADVLNILDKEKRLFYLGQKSSSRRGFISYNSQPILEDVEDMDVDISNYDNNNNNSDNNSEENIDSNDKNYNNNGNDSNNNVGEFDNDNVNYYCAVETDDVANHKISSHPSQLSQKSLESNTSRIISDYEDEMPKQQVPKIDIMTPELAAALDRANVTSRMATYIIAALLSCLNIDCASVNFSHVTIHRAREKFRKEAALNLKTNLETDNYVLHFDGKLLSDITGTEQVDRLPIILSSSGKFQLLGVPKLESGTGQNQASAIIKTVKQWDINTDNIKALCSDTTASNTGIRNGACVLVEKALSRKLLYLPCRHHIFEIVLRSAFEVYWPASSGPNVPIYQRFKKKWDEIDQSNFTAGICDKKVLEVITPIKDEILKFVNNQIEMDHCRDDYRELLELSLIFLGTTTTNITFKHPGAVHHARWMAKAIYSLKIFYSEMNFILLNRK, encoded by the exons ATGAAAAAGTCAAAGTCTCAAAAAAAGGAATCCGTTTTTCAggatgaattaaataaactatttgatGTAGCTCATGCGGATGTTTTAAATATACtggacaaagaaaaaagattattttatttgggacaaaaatcttccagtcgacgtggttttatttcatataattctcaacCAATTTTAGAAGATGTCGAAGACATGGATGTTGATATCAgcaattatgataataataacaataatagtgataataatagtgaAGAGAACATTGATAGCAATgataaaaactataataataatggtaatgatagtaataataatgtcgGAGAGTTTGATAACGACAATGTCAACTATTATTGTGCAGTTGAGACTGATGATGTTGCTAATCATAAAATATCAAGTCATCCATCTCAATTATCCCAGAAATCTTTGGAAAGTAATACTTCTCGTATAATCTCTGATTATGAAGATGAAATGCCAAAACAACAAGttccaaaaattgatataatgaCACCAGAACTTGCTGCGGCTTTGGATAGAGCTAACGTGACTAGTAGGATGGCGACTTACATTATTGCTGCTTTATTATCTTGCTTGAACATTGATTGTGCAAGCGTAAACTTTAGTCATGTGACTATTCACCGAGCAAGGGAAAAATTCCGGAAAGAAGCGGCGTTAAATCTGAAGACTAATCTGGAAACTGACAATTATGTACTACATTTTGATGGAAAACTGTTATCAGATATTACAGGTACAGAACAAGTTGACCGGCTTccgattattttatcatcatcaggTAAATTTCAACTGTTAGGAGTTCCTAAACTAGAATCTGGGACTGGACAAAACCAAGCTTCAGCTATTATTAAAACAGTAAAACAATGGGATATTAATACTGACAACATCAAAGCATTGTGTTCTGATACTACGGCGTCAAATAcgg gaaTCAGAAATGGTGCGTGTGTATTAGTAGAAAAGGCTCTTAGTAGAAAACTGTTGTACTTGCCATGCCGAcaccatatttttgaaattgttctTCGAAGTGCATTTGAAGTATACTGGCCTGCTTCGTCTGGCCCAAACGTTCCAATTTATCAGAGATTTAAAAAGAAGTGGGATGAAATTGACCAATCAAACTTTACGGCTGGTATTTGTGACAAAAAAGTTTTGGAAGtaataacaccaatcaaagatgagattttgaaattcgttaataatcaaatagaa atggaTCATTGTCGAGACGATTACCGTGAACTTCtggaattatcattaatatttttgggtactactaccacaaatattacatttaagcATCCTGGAGCGGTCCATCATGCAAGGTGGATGGCtaaagcaatatatagtttaaaaattttttattcagaaatgaaTTTCATCTTACTAAATCGGAAATAG